The genomic DNA AACCTCTCGTgaatttatataatttttttcttctttttttttttcacttaacTGTCCACGAAGCAAAGCTGTCTCTTGACCTGATGAAACCCCAGAATCTGATGTGGCAGATGAATCGTTCCCAGCCGTGGCTTGTTTTGCAAGGCTAGCATTATTCtatattttcctttttgtcAAGAAATCCCACGAGCGGACCGAAACTAAAAATGCATTAGAATTTCCCTAAACTGTCTGTGGCCCATTTGTTCCTGAACACGTAAAACCTGAAAGGTCACAAATATGTACATTCTTAAAACAggtgggcactgtagttttttagAAAACATTACTCAACAGGAGTAAATCTTGCATTTGTTATTAGGACTATTTTCAGCGGGGGATTAACACATACTATGCTCTAGTAAGTGTTTCTGGCAGCAGGCTAATTTATGTGgaattgactcaaaataaactacattgCCCATGTTCATGATAATGAAGGAACACGTTTCTTGCTCATGGCTCATTAAtgatggtttttttttaaatagtttttggaaaacaacagaGGCATAGAGGAATAAGGCATATCAGGCCTTGACTACACATATTACACTACACTACTACACTTGTATAGTATGTATTCATTCATTGGGTTTGGTCTttttatgggatttgttgaaaataagaataataaagaaTTTACTAACCATATCCTTCAAGTATTTAACATTGAGCAACAATGAGCTTGAGGGCAACCCAGTCCCCCTAAAAGAAAGTCACAGTTTGAAAGAAAGTTATGCCACTCGTATTTTATCAATATAATAAggaaacattttaatgaaaGATGCAAAATGTTCACTTGCaacatatttcatttgttttactaCATTATCCCTGCTCATCATGGACTGCAAAAGAAATATTGCCAGTTAACATAATCCAGGCAGCAGTCACATTTCCACTAAAGCGTACTgcactaaaataaaatattttagtaTTATATGAGTGGGATTTTCAGGAGACAGCTGTATATGCTATATACACCCTGTCTCCATATACTGACTAATGACTCAGCAGTAAAGGCTTTTAAAGGAAAGAACATGTTGAACAAACCTTAACAACCTCAGGGTTCATGCTGGTTATGTGCCAAGTGCCTAGTTGGTGATGTATCGATATGCACTATAGCACTATTGATGGATGAGAGAGCCACTGTATGAATAATGGATCAAATACAAAACAAAGCCATAACAGTATGTTGTCAATtcactttctccctccctctttcttttttctataCCTGTCTTCTATACCTgtctttttcaccttttttagacattttggcGAATACTctcacacaaacgcacacacgcatgGGCTTATTATTTCCTAAGGCCTTCCATCCCTGTGGAAATGTATAAAATACGTACTGCAAATTGATCATCAAGTTTTCTTCATAAACAACCTAAAAGTCGAGTTTGAGCATCTGCTCAAACaactggtttatttttttttacattcaacatgttcCATTGACGGTTAGACAATAAAGGCACAAGGTCATGCTAATAAATGCCTTCTTTGTGGCACTTTTAGCTATACCAGGGTCAATCATGCAATCACAATCACAAAATCCTTGAATAGATTGGAAAGAAGGCACAAGTGCTCTTCAACTCCAGCACTGTCCAGCTACAAACCAGAAGTGCCACTGAAGAACTCTTGGGAAAGCAGAACCTACCTGGGAATACAATCCAATTACAGCTGAGATGTTACTCAACCCACTCCTCTACTCTGTGCAGGAtatgaggaagaaaaagaaaaaaatagcgACAATGTGGTTCTCTCAAAGAATGTTTGATTGTCTGTACACAAAGGGTTGATTATGGGATGTAAATATTTCTGCTTCTTATTCGCTAACTCTGAAAATGCAGACTTGCATTTAAACAGCCACAAACCAGACTCAATGTCATTGTAAAGGGTCACCCCTCAATGATctgatgaaaaaacaaaacagcgaCAGTATTTTGCATAATCGtgtatgcacatacacacacatgcaaatgcaCAGGTGCACTTATCCACCCAAATACAGCTTACTTGTCATATTAAGTTAGTATTAGACTTTCCTCTGTtgtttgaagtaaaagtacagttCCCTGCCTGTGTCACTTTACGCCTCCTCCAGCACAGTTTCACCTCCTCCTGGACTCCATtactgaccaacacatacagCACAGGGTCCACCACGCAGTTCAGACTGGACAGTGCCAGCGTACATGAGAATAAAAAGTGCATTTTTTGTTCAAACTGGCAGTAACTTCCTTGGGGATCTAGTTTGTCATCACTGTAGAAGACTAGTGACCGTATGAGCAGGAGAATGTGATATGGAGCAAAGCAAATTGAGAAGATCCCAATCACCCCAAAGGACAGCAGGCGGACCTTCCTCTTCGCCTGGGCGCTCAGGCCGGGACTCTGGCCCACAGTGGCCAGCACCCTCCAGTAGCTCACTGCCAACACGTGCAGGGGCAGCAGGAAGCCAATGCCCACTCTGAGCAGGTTGAACAGGGCGACAGGTTTCTGCATGGGGTAAGTCTCATAACAACGGTCATTGTTGTTTTCTTCATCATGGGGGTCAGCGAGATTGTCATATACCAGTACCATGATGTGTAGCGCCATCACTACAACATAAACAGTGGCACACTGTGCCCAGGCGTAGCATGATGTACGGTGGGTCTTGAAGCGGAGTGGGTAGGTGACCACTAGGCAGCGGTCCACGGAGATACAGCAGAGGAGGTAGATGCTGATATACATGTTGGAGTAGTAGAAGAAGCCAGCTATGCCGCAGGAGATAGCACCTAGCTTCCAGTGGTGGTCCTGCATGTAATAATTGATCCAAAGGGGCATAGTGAAGATGAATAACATATCGGAGAGGGACAGGTTGAGCAGGAAGATGCCCAAAACATTTTGCCGCCGCACTTGTTGGCAAATGGGGCCCAGGGTCAGCACGTTGAAGATCAAACCAAAGATAAAAGCCAGGATGTAAATAGACATCAGGAAGTCACTAATGGCGCTCTGGCCAATTTGAACACACATAGTTGAGTTTATGGTTGTTGCTGGTGGTGTGACTGTGACGTTCATTGTTCCTTTagttttctttcactttcctgGTTAGAAATTCACCTGTAAAAAAAGACTTTCACATTCAGAGTTTGTCAGTTTGACTGAGTAAAAGTGACACAGGCAACATGAGCTTACTCAATAccataaaaaattcatagtacagCTTGGACATTTTGTATCCCCCATCCTATTTCGTGGTTCAACGAGCTAAAGAGATAAAATCATTTGGTTTTCCTCTGATATTTCTGAATATGAGGTAGTTAGGCTCTGGTGCTTAGGCAGAGAGTCGAATTCCCCCCCTAGAGAAGATACAGGCTTAGTCATTCTCCCTGACGATAACAGTTTGCACCCACGGTACAAACAGAAACTGTGATTGCCAAAATCCCCTCCTTATTGCTTCAACTGCTCTGTGTGGCAAAAAGGTCATGCATTTTCCTTTATAAATGACTCCGCTCTAGCCAATCACATCATTTTATGTAATGACACAGCTacatttggtaacactttataataaccatcactaataaatggtaaattgatagttaattaatCTTTAGTTAATAGATATTTTAGTGTTAAAAGACAATGAAATTATGAtttataattttcttttttactcattattaataatgttataattaatgttattttatcattagtttagtgtcacatacacaaataaGTTTATAACTTCAGATAGATAGGTAATACTTTGGCAGTGGTTAATAATTGTTTTATAAACTGTCTAAAAACATTATCTGAATgctattataaagttgcaactaataaggtaataattaataaatggtttataaagcatcaaGTAACATTAATTTGGCCCCAGATCTTTATTTGGCGATCTAATAAAAGAGATGATTATGTTATTATTTGAGCACTGATAATAGCTatctaaataatgtttatagatgctTTGCAGTctttattaaccattaacaaGGTATTATTGTCTTCAGATGCAACTTTACATTAGACATCCAAATTATGTTTACAGATGGTTCTCAAACGATTTCTTAATCATTTACAAAaagttaatataatatataaaatgttttgatgtgaacaacaataaacttttaaaataacataaattaaagcataactaataattagtaaaACGTATTAATTATCAATTTGTTGttagttaacagtaaaataactatcaatttaccatttattagcgatggttattataaagtgttaccctacATTTCATCATTGAAGATTTTTATGTCTCTCTCTGAGATTGCATTAGGAAAGGAAACCTCTGTTCTCTATATTGTGTCTATTTTTCTGCATTACAGTGCCATTCTTTGATATTTGTTTCTTCTCTACCTTCTGTTCTATCGCTTAGGCTTGGCCCAGCAGTGTTTATAGGCTCAGGAAGCAACTAATGCCATTAGCGTCTGGACAGAGATAGGCTCTCCAATCCAAACTTAATAATGGAGAAGCCATTTAGAGTCGGACCATCTTTAGTGAACGATAATGTTTcccctcgtgtgtgtgtgtgtgagtctttgtgtgtatgtgtgcaggtgCGTGCATGTGTAAATGGGTTTGAttaaataatttattcataGGATTTGTTAAATAATGTGGGTTGGGAAACTAGACTGACTGTCATCTCGGAAAGTTTTGCTCTTAAATCTGATACCGTTTCTAAAAATGTTCATTGGCTGTTGTTTAGTCATCTGTCTGGTTGCTAACCATACATTTTCCCCTCTTACTAACAATGGGCCTAAAAACTGAATAGTTGGTTCTACTTACATTCTTTCATCTATGCTTTTTACAATTAATGTGGGTTCTTGTTTTCACATGTAAAGCATTGTTTCTATTTTATGACATAAGCCTAACACATTACACAGCTGGTCCAAGCTTCAGTCTGTCCTTTCATCCATCTGAGCCAactatgtgtttgtttgtattataAATGGAACTAAGCCTGGTTCTTATTACACAGCCTTGTCACCAGTGAGGCTTTCAAAGAGCGGTATTGTGCACATGCCAAATCTTCTTTTCcaagaaaaaaggaaacattatttattttaagttttataGCTTGCCTCCCTAATACCAAAGCTGTTTCAAAGGTATCACAGTCCAGCTGTGCAATATATTCCTGTTATTTTCCACTATTTCTTCTTGTCAAGCTGTTCTCCTCTGCACTCTCCAGCCTGTTGAGATCAGCACTTGTGGGAGAACCACAGAAAACATTCAACCCTGCAGAGAATCAACATTTCTAGACTAATTATTTTTGCTATTCTGACTCACACAGCCTTGAGCATGCCGCTGACAACAGTCCACAtgggatgaaaataaaacaagcaaAGAATCTGAGGTTTCAAACTAAATGAAGACCTTAAACACCCTGTTcgcaaaacaataaaaaaaaaaaaatacctcacTCTGTTAACCTTTTCAGTGTTACTTTTTGTGTCCAGTATAATTTCCAGACATCTTAAACCCAGAATTGACAATTATTGATGACCTCACCTGATGTTTTGAGAGAGATGAGTCTTGATTGTAAAACAAAGCTGTCCAGTGGGTGAAGAGTTTCAGACACATTCGAGAGCTGCGTCAAGTTTGGCAGAGTTCAGTCCAGGTGGGTCAGAGGACAAGCTTCAGAAGAGACTCTTCAGAGCTGCTCACATGCAGCCGAGCCACTACAGTCCCACATTATACTCTTAAATGATTACTACAATAGATGATTATCAgccaatataataaaatataactacagtgttttttctctctgttgactGTCTGGTTCTGGTTAAGATGACTTGCCATTGACAGCGGTGAAGGGATGAGACGAAATACAAAAAGGGGAAGACATgtaggaggagggagggagtttTTGCACACGTGCACAGAGGAAGTAGCTTTATGGGTGGGGAGAAACACCACACTGTTATGGACCACATCctcagacaaagaaaaaaatggtCCTCTATCAGTGTGTTGTGAGTTCTGTATTCAAGAGAAGTTGAAATTCTGGGGCAGACAACCACAAGGCATGCTACATACCTGAATTCCCCCATTAAACTTTCACATTGATTTGAGTCTTTTCCTAGTGTAACCAGTGTAAATAGGTATCATAATGGGGATATTTTCACTTCTTCAGAACAGCTTTCCCCTCAGTTTAAATTCCTTTTGACGCAGAGTTAGGCTAATCAACTTCAATATGACtcagtgtaaaaaaaagtgaagtaCTTCAACCGTTCCACTGCTAAACACAAAAAAGCTTCAAGTTAAGAAGTGAGCTGAGCCTGATTTATATGTTGTAAGCTCTGTACCAGGCAGTGTTTTGAACAGTGTGGTTATCAGAAACAGTAACAACCCTATGCCAGTGCAATATCCAAGGCTCTTTTTATGTTTATCAAAAGAATCTGTGAAGGAAGCCTGCAGCCGATCTGTTAATGTGTTGAGTAAACATTTACACCAGCTGTGAATGTAGTGTATTTTCCTACAAGCAAGAATGCATACCTACGGTCCACTATACAGACTtaacagagagggaaagaggaagaTTAGAAGTAGCAAATACTTAATATTTGCCAATGGCAGTAAAATATTCCAAAATGGGCTTTCTAACCTCACCACCCTTCCACTACATCACCTTTTTCTGCTTCCATAGAGGCCAAGAGAGTCTGAGaatgaaaatgcaaaaaaaacaggTTAGTAAATGTGTTTGTGGGTACCTATACTAGTTCAGCTGGCAGTTTAGCTTATTATAACTGTAATATTAACTTTAATGGATAACGCCACATGATTTAGTCGAAACATTGAAGGGGTGATAAAATGCAAACCcgagtttaccttgtcatagttgaataacgacagttcaatGGGTATAATGGGCATACAGAgaacctcaaagtcccattgacacctcctTCCTATGCAGTGTTGGGgacgttacttttaaaaagtagtttgctcgttactcgttacttcttaaaaaagtaatcctttactttacttagttactccctatggaaagtaactttttactttactcgttacttttaaaagcaggtgtcTCTGGAAGAGActgcgaatcccaacaaagctaaTAGTTGATGTCAACTCGGTGGCTGTACCTTATTTGGCTCTggtctgtacctttgtcacgccccaaaatttacatacaGACTACTGGTCTGAGACCAGCTGGTGTTCCGAATGTAGGTCACTTAGATCTCAGACACTTGTTTAGCTCTCTGCTCTGTGTACTTCCACGGGAATtacaaagaagaaagtttggaagttttttcaaggatattgaaaatgaaccacgaacgtaaatgcagtgttccaggctGTACAGAGAATGCTGGCACTTTTCACATTTCATTGCAAGCTGCTGGTCGTGGTGCTCAGGTAAgaggtagttggtggttcagttaccccagAAAACGTGACTGTGTGCTGGGTagagagcaccgcgagctgcagGTCGTGGTACTCCATCatgtcagcggtagttggtggtctagttaccgGGGAACTACGAGTGTGGCAGGCATGTTCCctgatattaataaattaagttatgttttcatttatattgCAATGTAAATAATACATAATGTATAAATAATACACTTAACACTTACAGTACATTTAACAGTACGCAGAGtacccaaccaatgttacataaccTATtcggagaccttaaggaacaggaaggaaggaaaacgCCCCCCACCCTCCTTTGTGATTTAGCATGGATAAATGCTAGCACCGCGGGAAACCAAGGAACGTTAATGGGCCATTTCCCACATTGCTGCACAATCCTGCAGTAGAAGAAATGGATGACAAAATACATAGTCCTCTTTTAATGAAAAATGCTGAAGTTCAGCTGAAATTAGTATAAGGTTTTAGCAGTCTGTGTTGTTCAAATCATGTGGGTATTTTTagtacaaataatttttttttgcttccccTGATTGTGTTTCCTTGCTGACCTGTGGCATGGGATTATAAAAGGAAACATTATGAACTTAAAAGACTATAACTCTCGGGGGGGGACATATCAAAGtgtggggtctgggtgtcctcccccagggttataagacttcatttcctgtattctgataaacttttatgcaccaatttatgttGGGAATACCTTCATTTATCCtatgagaaggaaaacacaaatggcattcaaaaaatatcaaaaatataatggaatataaagcaGTAAGAGGCTTTGACATCAGGGACCTAAGCCTGGATCACAAAACTTGACCCCAAAGCAAcgaggacaaaataaaataggctatGTATATTTGTCTTAAATGTGCGGTGAATGGAGGACACTGGCGTTAGTGTAGGCGAAGCATTTGGGCCCCGGCCGCTACCCACACACAACTCACTGTGCTCAGCGGGTCGATGAAAGATGAGAAaagtctctctgcatgttctgAAGTGTTAATTTAGTTTGCTGTCACATTACTCAACCCcgtatttgtgaatacaaatatctgAAGTCAAAGTTATGTCACAAAACTATGTTGTTGCgtatcattgcacatttttaagagggtatatggaaatcctggagatttcttagtgggtatactgcgtatacctgcgtatcacgtagactacaccactgctctTTAGGATGATGGATATACTGTTTGA from Perca fluviatilis chromosome 2, GENO_Pfluv_1.0, whole genome shotgun sequence includes the following:
- the gpr184 gene encoding G protein-coupled receptor 184, which codes for MNVTVTPPATTINSTMCVQIGQSAISDFLMSIYILAFIFGLIFNVLTLGPICQQVRRQNVLGIFLLNLSLSDMLFIFTMPLWINYYMQDHHWKLGAISCGIAGFFYYSNMYISIYLLCCISVDRCLVVTYPLRFKTHRTSCYAWAQCATVYVVVMALHIMVLVYDNLADPHDEENNNDRCYETYPMQKPVALFNLLRVGIGFLLPLHVLAVSYWRVLATVGQSPGLSAQAKRKVRLLSFGVIGIFSICFAPYHILLLIRSLVFYSDDKLDPQGSYCQFEQKMHFLFSCTLALSSLNCVVDPVLYVLVSNGVQEEVKLCWRRRKVTQAGNCTFTSNNRGKSNTNLI